The following coding sequences are from one Beggiatoa alba B18LD window:
- a CDS encoding protein rep, translating to MKINTPSQDKYQHRSGLFRLQSTVAKLLPDARVAKCLRKFSQFPNKKRQLKDSFAKIYKSDQHQHTFLAGLEVCGSIWVCPVCAAKVSERRKEELERITTEHRRQGGELVMITRTVPHEYAHDLKTFLTTFLEAESILKKDRQYKKIVEKVGLIGTVRVLEVTYGTNGWHVHTHELWFIEKAHPALYGRISGLCYDPDIDKYIGYSKQGLFNLWTQATKKAGFNLSPSPYAFGIHNGDYVSAYLAKWGKQTDWTASAELTKSHIKTNQYAQDKGQTPFDLIRNYQQGDKQAGEKFKEFAQVFKGRHQLQYSHGLKKRFALPEKTDLQLAQETTARAEFVGGLNYHDWLLILKHDLRAKLLDLASHNWQAVANYLFNLRRYNYV from the coding sequence ATGAAAATTAATACACCTTCCCAAGACAAATATCAACATCGTTCAGGATTATTTAGACTGCAAAGTACAGTAGCTAAACTCCTGCCTGATGCACGTGTGGCGAAGTGTCTTAGAAAATTCTCTCAGTTTCCCAACAAAAAACGTCAGTTAAAAGACTCATTTGCCAAGATTTACAAATCTGACCAACATCAACACACATTTTTAGCGGGTTTAGAAGTGTGTGGCTCGATATGGGTCTGTCCCGTCTGTGCGGCTAAAGTTTCAGAACGACGCAAGGAAGAACTAGAACGGATTACGACTGAACACCGTCGACAAGGGGGCGAGCTGGTGATGATTACCCGTACTGTCCCCCACGAATACGCCCACGATCTAAAAACTTTCCTCACAACATTCTTAGAAGCTGAATCTATCCTAAAAAAAGACAGACAATATAAAAAGATAGTTGAAAAAGTAGGACTAATAGGAACAGTCAGAGTACTAGAAGTGACCTATGGGACAAATGGCTGGCACGTCCACACCCATGAACTATGGTTCATAGAAAAAGCACACCCCGCGCTATACGGTAGAATCTCAGGACTTTGCTACGACCCTGACATTGATAAATATATTGGCTATAGCAAACAAGGCTTATTCAACCTCTGGACCCAAGCGACAAAAAAAGCAGGCTTTAATCTCTCCCCCTCGCCCTACGCCTTCGGTATCCACAACGGCGATTACGTCTCAGCCTACCTCGCCAAATGGGGCAAACAAACCGATTGGACTGCATCAGCCGAGCTGACCAAGTCCCACATCAAAACGAACCAATACGCCCAAGACAAGGGACAAACCCCATTCGATTTAATCAGAAACTACCAACAAGGCGATAAACAAGCAGGCGAAAAATTCAAAGAATTTGCTCAAGTCTTTAAAGGTCGTCATCAATTGCAATACTCCCACGGCTTAAAAAAACGCTTCGCCCTGCCTGAAAAAACCGACTTACAACTTGCCCAAGAAACCACAGCCCGAGCCGAATTTGTTGGTGGCTTAAACTATCACGACTGGCTGTTGATTCTAAAACATGACCTGAGAGCCAAACTACTAGACCTTGCAAGCCACAACTGGCAAGCCGTCGCTAACTACTTATTTAACTTAAGGAGATACAACTATGTTTAA